The Candidatus Dechloromonas phosphoritropha genome includes a region encoding these proteins:
- the tnpB gene encoding IS66 family insertion sequence element accessory protein TnpB: MFFPEGQIRVQVYGQPVDLRKSFDGLYAITRHVLGQDPLSGQLFVFFNRRGTQVKVLYWDRSGFCLWAKRLEEGRFVANWDKVRTCEIDWTGLKLLLEGIEPGRRKKRYHASGAPIKTLQNSGLC; this comes from the coding sequence ATGTTTTTCCCTGAAGGCCAAATCCGCGTCCAAGTCTATGGCCAGCCGGTCGACCTGCGCAAATCCTTCGACGGTCTGTACGCGATCACCCGTCATGTCCTCGGTCAGGACCCGCTGAGCGGCCAGCTCTTCGTCTTCTTCAATCGCCGTGGCACTCAGGTGAAGGTGCTCTACTGGGATCGCAGCGGCTTCTGCCTGTGGGCCAAGCGTCTCGAAGAAGGCCGTTTCGTCGCCAACTGGGATAAAGTGCGCACGTGCGAAATCGACTGGACCGGTCTGAAACTGCTCCTCGAAGGGATCGAGCCGGGACGCCGGAAGAAGCGTTATCACGCCTCTGGAGCGCCCATAAAAACGCTTCAAAACAGCGGCTTGTGTTAA
- a CDS encoding transposase yields MRYPKELKQKVLSRMMAPGNETVSVLARAFNVTEATLYAWRRVALEAGVAVPGDGRNAEQWAGPAKFAVVLETAPLAEAELGEYCRARGLFVGNR; encoded by the coding sequence GTGAGATATCCGAAGGAACTGAAGCAGAAAGTATTGTCGCGAATGATGGCGCCGGGGAATGAGACGGTGTCGGTGTTGGCGCGGGCGTTCAACGTAACAGAAGCGACACTGTATGCGTGGCGGCGGGTTGCCCTGGAAGCCGGGGTTGCGGTGCCGGGTGACGGGCGCAACGCCGAGCAGTGGGCCGGGCCTGCAAAGTTTGCGGTGGTGCTGGAAACGGCACCGCTAGCGGAAGCGGAGTTGGGCGAATACTGCCGTGCGCGGGGTTTGTTTGTGGGTAACCGGTAA
- a CDS encoding IS66 family transposase — MDSARYQTVYNLEQAAALCPQEVLDLCQTLSAEITALKQQIDWFKRQIFGQKSERRIDVTPSGQLSLGEFPTPPPGSESPGRPVAAHTRQPTSKRPSDESVPFFDENRVPVEVVELTAPEVEGLSPEDYEVISHKDSYRLAQRPGSYVVIKYRRPVIKLKSNQTLVCANAPAGVIEGSRADVSFVAGLLIDKFAYHLPLYRQHQRLADAGITVSRPWLTQIGQQGITLLEPIYEAQFASIRSSRVKAMDETPIKAGQGAPGKLKAAYFWPVYGEGDEICFPFFASREFKHVEAALGLTAAEGAVLLSDGYQAYSHYAAQIGITHAQCWAHTRRKFFDAQDAEPEAAAQALALIGDLYQVEERIREQKLTGARKRDYRLEHAKPIVERFFAWVGERFAAQGLLPRNPLTRVLAYARDRRWGLEVFLADPDVPIDTNHLERALRVIPMGRRSWLFCWTEFGARQVGIIQSLIVTCRLHQIDPYDYLVDVLQRVAEHPADRVHELTPRVWKELFAQNPLRSPLYALPK; from the coding sequence ATGGATTCAGCACGTTACCAGACGGTTTACAACCTCGAACAAGCCGCGGCATTGTGCCCGCAAGAGGTGCTGGATCTGTGCCAGACGCTGTCTGCTGAAATCACCGCACTGAAGCAACAAATCGACTGGTTCAAGCGCCAGATCTTCGGCCAGAAAAGCGAACGACGCATCGACGTCACGCCGAGCGGCCAACTGAGTCTCGGCGAGTTCCCGACGCCCCCACCAGGTTCTGAGTCACCAGGTCGCCCCGTCGCCGCGCATACCCGTCAGCCGACCAGCAAGCGTCCCAGTGACGAAAGCGTGCCCTTCTTCGACGAGAACCGCGTCCCAGTCGAAGTCGTCGAGCTCACCGCGCCGGAAGTCGAAGGCCTCTCTCCCGAGGACTACGAGGTCATCAGCCACAAGGACAGCTATCGCCTGGCGCAACGGCCGGGTAGCTACGTGGTGATCAAGTATCGCCGGCCGGTAATCAAGCTCAAGAGTAACCAGACACTGGTCTGCGCCAACGCGCCGGCCGGTGTCATTGAGGGCAGCCGGGCCGACGTCAGCTTCGTCGCCGGACTGCTGATTGACAAATTTGCCTACCACCTGCCACTGTATCGCCAGCATCAACGCCTGGCCGATGCGGGAATCACCGTCAGCCGGCCGTGGCTGACGCAGATCGGGCAACAGGGCATCACTCTGCTCGAACCGATCTACGAGGCGCAGTTTGCCTCGATCCGCAGCTCGCGCGTCAAGGCGATGGACGAGACGCCGATCAAGGCCGGACAGGGCGCACCCGGCAAGCTGAAAGCGGCGTACTTCTGGCCGGTGTATGGCGAAGGCGACGAAATCTGTTTCCCCTTCTTCGCCAGTCGCGAGTTCAAGCACGTCGAGGCGGCCCTCGGACTGACCGCCGCCGAAGGCGCGGTGCTGTTGTCGGACGGCTATCAGGCCTACAGTCATTACGCGGCGCAGATCGGGATCACGCACGCCCAATGCTGGGCGCACACGCGTCGTAAGTTCTTTGACGCGCAAGACGCGGAACCAGAAGCGGCAGCGCAGGCACTCGCGCTCATTGGGGACCTGTATCAGGTCGAAGAGCGCATCCGCGAGCAAAAGCTCACCGGTGCAAGGAAGCGCGACTATCGTCTGGAGCATGCCAAACCGATCGTCGAGCGTTTCTTCGCCTGGGTTGGCGAACGCTTCGCGGCGCAGGGGCTGTTACCGCGCAATCCGCTGACCAGGGTGCTGGCCTACGCGCGCGATCGACGATGGGGACTGGAGGTCTTCCTCGCCGACCCGGACGTGCCGATCGACACCAATCACCTCGAACGCGCCCTGCGGGTGATTCCCATGGGGCGCCGCTCCTGGCTGTTCTGCTGGACGGAGTTCGGCGCCAGGCAGGTCGGGATCATCCAGAGCCTGATCGTTACCTGTCGGCTGCATCAGATCGACCCCTACGATTATCTCGTCGATGTCCTGCAGCGCGTCGCCGAGCACCCCGCCGACCGCGTCCATGAACTCACGCCACGGGTCTGGAAAGAACTGTTCGCTCAGAACCCGCTGCGCTCGCCTTTGTACGCGTTGCCGAAGTAG
- a CDS encoding MoxR family ATPase, with product MKFEGTDSYVTTRDLTLAVNAANVLQRPLLIKGEPGTGKTLLAEEVARALNMPLFQWHIKSTTKAQQGLYEYDAVSRLRDSQLGDPRVEDIAHYIVPGVLWQAFDCDQRPVVLIDEIDKADIEFPNDLLRELDRMEFFCYELHRTIKARHRPLIIITSNNEKELPDAFLRRCFFHYIKFPDKLTMTRIVDVHFPALKRDLLREALEVFFDLREVPGLKKKPSTSELLDWLKLLLAEDIPPEALRAKDAKDAIPPMHGALLKNEQDVHLFERLAFMARRK from the coding sequence GTGAAATTCGAAGGTACCGACTCCTACGTCACCACCCGCGACCTGACCCTCGCCGTCAATGCCGCCAACGTGCTGCAACGCCCGCTGCTGATCAAGGGCGAGCCAGGTACCGGCAAGACTCTGCTCGCCGAGGAAGTGGCGCGGGCGCTGAACATGCCGCTGTTCCAGTGGCACATCAAGTCGACGACCAAGGCGCAGCAGGGACTCTACGAATATGATGCCGTTTCGCGCCTGCGCGACTCCCAGCTCGGCGACCCGCGCGTCGAGGACATCGCCCACTACATCGTGCCCGGCGTCCTCTGGCAGGCCTTCGATTGCGATCAGCGTCCGGTCGTCCTGATCGACGAGATCGACAAGGCCGACATCGAGTTTCCCAACGACCTGCTGCGCGAACTCGACCGCATGGAATTCTTCTGCTACGAACTCCATCGCACGATCAAGGCACGCCACCGGCCGCTGATCATCATCACCTCGAACAACGAGAAGGAGTTGCCGGATGCCTTCCTGCGCCGCTGCTTCTTTCACTACATCAAGTTTCCCGACAAGCTGACGATGACGCGTATCGTCGACGTCCATTTCCCGGCCCTCAAGCGCGACTTGCTGCGCGAGGCGCTGGAAGTCTTCTTCGACCTGCGCGAGGTGCCCGGCCTCAAAAAGAAGCCGTCGACCAGCGAACTGCTCGACTGGCTGAAGCTCCTGCTGGCCGAGGACATCCCACCCGAAGCGCTGCGCGCCAAGGACGCGAAGGACGCGATTCCGCCCATGCACGGCGCCCTGCTCAAGAACGAGCAGGACGTCCATCTCTTCGAACGCCTGGCGTTCATGGCGCGCCGCAAGTAA
- a CDS encoding IS66 family insertion sequence element accessory protein TnpB — MFFPEGQIRVQVYGQPVDLRKSFDGLYAITRHVLGQDPLSGQLFVFFNVTGNYAASSAPTSATRTKASAAGSERTVLSRPVA, encoded by the coding sequence ATGTTTTTCCCTGAAGGCCAAATCCGCGTCCAAGTCTATGGCCAGCCGGTCGACCTGCGCAAATCCTTCGACGGTCTGTACGCGATCACCCGTCATGTCCTCGGTCAGGACCCGCTGAGCGGCCAGCTCTTCGTCTTCTTCAATGTAACCGGCAACTACGCGGCGTCGAGCGCCCCTACTTCGGCAACGCGTACAAAGGCGAGCGCAGCGGGTTCTGAGCGAACAGTTCTTTCCAGACCCGTGGCGTGA
- the nth gene encoding endonuclease III: MNKTQIADFYSRLAAANPAPTTELEYATPFQLLVAVILSAQATDVGVNKATARLFPVAPTAETMLALGEAGLVEYIKTIGLFRTKARNVIATCRLLVERHGGAVPEERAALEALPGVGRKTANVVLNTAFGQPTIAVDTHIFRVGNRTGLAPGKTPLDVEQKLLKVTPAQFAKDAHHWLILHGRYVCKARKPECGHCVVADLCHYKGKTA; encoded by the coding sequence GTGAACAAGACCCAGATCGCCGACTTCTATTCCCGCCTGGCGGCAGCCAATCCGGCGCCAACCACCGAACTCGAATACGCGACGCCGTTCCAGTTGCTGGTCGCCGTGATCCTCTCGGCGCAGGCGACCGATGTCGGGGTCAACAAGGCGACGGCGCGGCTTTTCCCGGTAGCGCCGACCGCGGAGACCATGCTGGCGCTCGGCGAGGCGGGCCTCGTCGAATACATCAAGACCATCGGCCTGTTCCGCACCAAGGCGAGGAACGTCATCGCCACCTGCCGCCTGCTGGTCGAGCGCCATGGCGGCGCAGTCCCCGAGGAGCGCGCCGCGCTCGAAGCACTGCCCGGCGTCGGGCGCAAGACGGCCAACGTCGTTCTCAACACGGCCTTCGGCCAGCCGACGATCGCCGTCGATACGCACATCTTCCGCGTCGGTAACCGGACCGGACTCGCCCCCGGCAAGACTCCGCTCGACGTCGAGCAAAAGCTGCTCAAGGTCACACCGGCGCAATTCGCCAAGGATGCGCACCACTGGCTGATCCTGCACGGGCGTTACGTGTGCAAGGCGCGCAAGCCCGAATGCGGGCACTGCGTCGTCGCCGATCTCTGCCACTATAAAGGCAAGACTGCATGA
- a CDS encoding IS66 family insertion sequence element accessory protein TnpB, giving the protein MAKAGEGSRVRRSASEWEALLSRFPGSGLNVATFCKREGISDTSFHRWRTRLGIALDSQDKASGQPATFVDVGPLSTTTATPARFHLTLDLGGGLILQLERR; this is encoded by the coding sequence ATGGCCAAGGCAGGGGAAGGGTCGCGGGTGCGGCGTAGCGCGAGCGAATGGGAGGCGTTGCTGTCGCGATTTCCGGGCAGCGGTTTGAACGTTGCGACCTTCTGCAAACGCGAAGGGATCAGCGATACCAGCTTCCATCGCTGGCGCACACGTCTGGGCATCGCCCTCGACAGTCAGGACAAGGCCAGCGGCCAGCCGGCCACCTTCGTCGACGTCGGCCCTCTGAGCACAACCACGGCGACGCCCGCTCGTTTCCACCTCACCCTCGACCTCGGCGGCGGCCTGATCCTGCAGCTGGAGCGCCGCTGA
- a CDS encoding DUF1841 family protein: MFSPSRDQVRQFFCAAWKKHQERLPLVGAEITAADIAARHPEYHALLADSAGALEKEWTPEGGQMNPFLHLSLHLAIHEQVSIDQPPGIRAAFNRLRAKMEAHAAEHVLLECLGETIWRAQRSGGPMDTAAYLDQINRSASQT; encoded by the coding sequence ATGTTTAGTCCCTCCCGCGATCAGGTTCGCCAGTTTTTCTGCGCTGCCTGGAAGAAACACCAGGAACGGCTGCCGCTGGTCGGCGCCGAAATCACCGCCGCCGACATCGCCGCGCGTCATCCCGAATATCACGCCCTGCTCGCCGACAGCGCCGGAGCGCTGGAAAAGGAATGGACGCCCGAAGGCGGGCAGATGAATCCCTTCCTCCATCTCTCGCTGCATCTTGCCATCCACGAGCAGGTCAGCATCGACCAGCCGCCGGGAATCCGCGCAGCGTTCAACCGCCTGCGCGCGAAAATGGAAGCCCACGCCGCCGAACACGTCCTGCTCGAATGCCTGGGTGAAACCATCTGGCGCGCCCAGCGCAGTGGCGGACCCATGGACACGGCAGCCTACCTTGACCAGATCAACCGCAGCGCCAGCCAAACTTGA
- a CDS encoding VWA domain-containing protein, which produces MLVDFFLHLKARQLPVSTKELLALLEALQARLVGASVDDFYLLARAILIKDEALYDRFDRAFGEYFKGVEALPGMAAMIPEEWLELAAKRHLSEEDRLKLQKLGYEKLFEEFKKRLAEQKERHAGGNKWIGTAGTSPYGHGGYHPEGIRIGGESAGNRTAIKVWEQREFRNLDDTVDLGVRNIKVALRRLRRFARQGAATELDLDGTIAGTARNAGWLDLQLRPERHNAVKVLLFLDIGGSMDDHITACEELFSAARSEFKHLEHFYFHNCIYEGVWKDNRRRHDERMPTWDVIHTYGADYKLIFVGDATMSPYEIARPGGSVEHWNEEAGTTWLERMFNTWSRAVWLNPLPEEHWTYTPSLHMIRQLFGNRMFPLSPEGLERAMRALSR; this is translated from the coding sequence GTGCTGGTCGACTTCTTCCTGCACCTCAAGGCCCGCCAGCTCCCGGTGTCGACCAAGGAGTTGCTGGCCCTGCTCGAGGCGCTGCAGGCGCGGTTGGTCGGTGCCAGCGTCGACGATTTCTACCTGCTGGCGCGCGCCATCCTGATCAAGGACGAAGCCCTCTACGACCGCTTCGACCGTGCCTTCGGCGAGTACTTCAAGGGCGTCGAGGCGCTGCCCGGGATGGCAGCGATGATTCCCGAGGAATGGCTGGAACTGGCGGCCAAACGTCACCTTTCCGAAGAGGACCGACTCAAGCTGCAGAAGCTCGGCTACGAAAAACTGTTCGAGGAATTCAAGAAGCGACTCGCTGAACAGAAGGAGCGTCACGCTGGCGGCAACAAATGGATCGGCACCGCCGGCACCTCACCCTACGGCCATGGTGGCTACCATCCGGAAGGCATCCGCATCGGCGGCGAATCGGCCGGCAACCGGACGGCGATCAAGGTCTGGGAACAACGCGAATTCCGCAACCTCGATGACACGGTCGATCTCGGCGTGCGCAACATCAAGGTCGCGCTGCGCCGCCTGCGCCGTTTCGCCCGCCAGGGCGCGGCGACCGAACTCGACCTCGACGGGACGATCGCCGGCACCGCCCGCAACGCCGGCTGGCTCGACCTGCAACTGCGCCCGGAACGACACAACGCGGTCAAGGTCCTGCTCTTTCTCGACATCGGCGGCTCGATGGACGACCACATCACGGCCTGCGAGGAACTTTTTTCAGCCGCGCGCAGCGAGTTCAAACACCTCGAACATTTCTATTTCCACAACTGCATCTATGAGGGCGTCTGGAAGGACAACCGGCGGCGGCACGACGAGCGCATGCCGACCTGGGACGTGATCCACACCTACGGCGCCGACTACAAGCTGATCTTCGTCGGCGACGCGACGATGAGTCCCTACGAGATTGCCCGGCCCGGCGGCAGCGTCGAACACTGGAACGAGGAAGCCGGCACCACCTGGCTGGAGCGCATGTTTAACACGTGGTCACGGGCTGTCTGGCTGAATCCGCTGCCTGAGGAGCACTGGACCTATACACCATCGCTCCATATGATCCGGCAGCTTTTCGGCAACCGGATGTTCCCGCTGAGCCCGGAAGGGCTCGAGCGCGCCATGCGCGCCCTGTCCCGCTAG
- a CDS encoding FIST C-terminal domain-containing protein, whose product MKVASSLVSGPQPTADLAAAAVRDALRAAGLERADSVLLFLTRDYMRHAQPAIVAAARAAGTLQVSGCTAYGLLTEEGWLLDQPGAAALVIADAAPGAADTRHEPLLSFTGHHALPYDWQAPPERAGLLDTDAVTWSHGRLAGEAGAELPLAGIHARIACSPGLRLLSLPLTVNAVAGYDLCEVGGLAAFDSLQRNLPAELRAEPPLHQIVVARQPGTPAVPILAANADGSLTLAEALAIDEPVRWAIRQPLSAEQDMRQSLLATVNPEKPPNFALMFSCLGRGPLFYGDDDRDLLAFRGMFPGVPLLGAYGSGQIAPVGNGNRLFQNTVVTLLCESAHV is encoded by the coding sequence ATGAAGGTCGCCAGCAGCCTGGTCAGCGGTCCGCAACCGACGGCGGATCTGGCCGCAGCCGCCGTCCGCGACGCGCTACGGGCGGCCGGCCTCGAGCGCGCCGACAGCGTCCTGCTCTTTCTCACCCGCGACTACATGCGCCACGCGCAACCGGCGATCGTCGCCGCCGCCCGTGCCGCCGGCACGCTGCAGGTCAGCGGGTGCACCGCCTACGGGCTGCTGACCGAAGAGGGCTGGCTGCTCGACCAGCCGGGGGCCGCGGCGCTGGTCATTGCCGATGCGGCGCCGGGCGCTGCCGACACGCGCCACGAGCCGCTGCTCTCGTTCACCGGCCATCATGCCCTACCCTACGACTGGCAGGCGCCGCCCGAACGTGCCGGATTGCTCGATACCGATGCCGTTACCTGGTCGCACGGACGGCTGGCCGGCGAGGCCGGGGCCGAGTTGCCGCTGGCCGGAATCCATGCCCGGATTGCCTGTTCGCCGGGCCTGCGCCTGCTGAGTCTGCCGCTAACGGTGAACGCAGTCGCCGGCTACGATCTGTGCGAGGTCGGCGGACTCGCCGCCTTCGACAGCCTCCAGCGCAACCTGCCAGCCGAGTTGCGTGCGGAACCGCCGCTGCACCAGATCGTAGTGGCGCGCCAACCGGGAACTCCCGCCGTCCCCATCCTCGCGGCCAACGCCGACGGCTCGCTGACCCTGGCCGAAGCGCTGGCGATCGACGAACCAGTGCGCTGGGCCATCCGCCAGCCGTTGAGCGCCGAACAGGACATGCGGCAATCGCTGCTTGCCACGGTCAACCCGGAAAAACCGCCGAATTTCGCGCTGATGTTTTCCTGCCTCGGCCGTGGCCCGCTGTTCTACGGCGACGACGACCGCGACCTGCTCGCCTTCCGCGGGATGTTCCCCGGTGTCCCGCTGCTCGGCGCCTACGGCAGCGGCCAAATCGCCCCCGTTGGCAATGGCAACCGCCTGTTCCAGAACACCGTCGTCACCCTGCTTTGCGAAAGCGCCCATGTTTAG
- a CDS encoding PEP-CTERM sorting domain-containing protein, translating into MKKLVASMALIVSVGLPVSASASLQELTNLYVFGDSLSDGGNSGLASTYATAEVPGGPYVIPPYPYYNGQYSNGPVAVEYLWQAYNPGSTSFTPSLVGGTNYAIGGATTGVANYNSVNPGVPVPLQPIYTDLGNNWQLNTFAAQSPVFDPASSLFVVWLFPNDVFNYAATDGYLPGTVGVPGKVDGVAGAPGTIEQLIGNGVGNILSTVNYLASIGAQHFLVPNMPDLGHTPAFLGTPNQADMTALSSAFDLYLAQGLTTLDAALTSAEIVQFDTFGEFNRILADPGAYGFEVTDKACVDNLASGLCNPGNWDKWVFWDSVHPTTSAHAVLGREFAAAVPEPGTIFLLAIGLFGIAVSRKCMVL; encoded by the coding sequence GTGAAAAAGCTTGTTGCCAGCATGGCGCTGATTGTTTCCGTTGGCTTGCCGGTCTCGGCGAGTGCCTCGTTGCAGGAACTGACCAACCTGTATGTTTTTGGTGACAGTCTTTCGGATGGCGGGAATAGTGGGCTAGCCAGCACCTATGCCACTGCTGAAGTGCCGGGTGGTCCGTATGTGATTCCACCTTACCCTTACTACAACGGTCAGTATTCCAACGGCCCGGTCGCTGTCGAATACCTGTGGCAGGCGTATAACCCGGGCAGTACCAGCTTCACCCCATCGCTTGTCGGAGGCACCAACTACGCAATCGGCGGCGCCACGACCGGGGTGGCGAACTACAATTCAGTCAATCCAGGTGTGCCGGTTCCCCTTCAGCCTATCTATACCGACTTGGGCAACAACTGGCAATTGAATACGTTTGCCGCGCAGAGCCCGGTCTTCGATCCGGCTTCGTCGCTGTTCGTCGTCTGGCTCTTCCCGAACGACGTGTTCAATTACGCGGCAACAGACGGCTACTTGCCCGGTACGGTCGGCGTGCCCGGTAAGGTCGACGGTGTGGCCGGTGCTCCCGGGACCATCGAACAACTCATCGGGAATGGCGTCGGCAACATCCTTTCAACCGTTAATTATCTGGCCTCGATTGGCGCGCAACATTTTCTGGTGCCCAACATGCCCGATCTCGGGCATACGCCGGCGTTCCTCGGTACGCCAAATCAGGCCGACATGACGGCACTGAGTAGTGCCTTCGATCTCTACCTTGCACAGGGATTGACCACCCTCGACGCGGCGCTGACGTCGGCCGAGATCGTCCAGTTCGACACCTTCGGGGAATTCAACCGGATTCTCGCCGACCCCGGCGCCTACGGCTTCGAGGTTACCGACAAGGCGTGTGTCGATAATCTTGCGAGCGGCCTGTGTAACCCGGGAAACTGGGACAAGTGGGTGTTCTGGGACTCGGTGCACCCGACCACCAGTGCACACGCAGTTCTTGGGCGGGAATTTGCCGCCGCTGTTCCTGAACCCGGTACGATCTTCCTGCTGGCCATCGGCCTGTTCGGAATTGCCGTGTCGCGCAAGTGCATGGTGCTTTAG
- the tnpB gene encoding IS66 family insertion sequence element accessory protein TnpB, producing MPRRVRQRWKLVSLISSRLQKVATFKPLPGNRDSNASHSLALRRTRDPSPALAILASSAFRDSRRTLSTARSALERTPQSYRLLFNRRGTQVKVLYWDRSGFCLWAKRLEEGRFVANWDKVRTCEIDWTGLKLLLEGIEPGRRKKRYHASGAPIKTLQNSGLC from the coding sequence ATGCCCAGACGTGTGCGCCAGCGATGGAAGCTGGTATCGCTGATCTCTTCGCGTTTGCAGAAGGTCGCAACGTTCAAACCGCTGCCCGGAAATCGCGACAGCAACGCCTCCCATTCGCTCGCGCTACGCCGCACCCGCGACCCTTCCCCTGCCTTGGCCATCCTGGCCTCCTCCGCGTTTCGTGATTCGAGGAGGACATTGTCGACAGCACGATCGGCGCTGGAAAGAACGCCGCAGAGTTACCGGTTACTCTTCAATCGCCGTGGCACTCAGGTGAAGGTGCTCTACTGGGATCGCAGCGGCTTCTGCCTGTGGGCCAAGCGTCTCGAAGAAGGCCGTTTCGTCGCCAACTGGGATAAAGTGCGCACGTGCGAAATCGACTGGACCGGTCTGAAACTGCTCCTCGAAGGGATCGAGCCGGGACGCCGGAAGAAGCGTTATCACGCCTCTGGAGCGCCCATAAAAACGCTTCAAAACAGCGGCTTGTGTTAA
- a CDS encoding transposase — protein sequence MAQVREWREVCESAFMPPAGGIKADSAKADRLRIRELERDLGRKDRALAETAALLILRKKAAAIWGEEDE from the coding sequence GTGGCGCAGGTACGGGAGTGGCGGGAGGTGTGCGAGTCTGCCTTTATGCCGCCTGCAGGCGGCATAAAGGCAGACTCGGCGAAGGCAGACCGGCTGCGCATTCGTGAGTTGGAGCGTGATCTGGGTCGCAAGGACCGGGCCTTGGCGGAAACGGCGGCGCTATTGATTCTGAGAAAAAAAGCCGCGGCGATCTGGGGGGAAGAGGACGAATGA